DNA sequence from the Carassius gibelio isolate Cgi1373 ecotype wild population from Czech Republic chromosome A14, carGib1.2-hapl.c, whole genome shotgun sequence genome:
GGTTCGATCATTCATTTCAAGCTATTGGAACGCTGAATCTTTTGATTCAGGTCGGAACTTCGGAGAGTATCGCACATTTTTTGGTCGGAACTTCGGAGCGTATCGCGAATCTTCCCAGACAGCACATGTACGTCTGGCCGACGTCGGCCCAATATCGAAACGTCGGCCtctatacctaaaacatctataaaacatcGGCCTGGCGGAGGCCGATATAATTTGGTCAGTGCTCTGTTCTCCAGCTCATCAATCGTCGGCCCTGAGTTGGTTCACGACCGCGGGCCGATGCCGCGCTTCTCTGTGTGCGCGTGCCCAGTATTCGTCTCTTTTagccacccagagagagagaagaggataatCCCAGCGACATCTGTGGCTCTGAGGTAACGTTACGATTTCACTTCAGCTCAATTAGACAAAAAATACTACTTTGttaattctgtgacactgaaaaagTACTAGTAAGGCACACGGTGTGTTACAGTCTACGGGCAGCTGAAGAGactggctcattttcaaataatgttaccgttaacttTTTGAGCCAACGGTCACGGTAgcgattttttttaacattaatgtttacgccttaatgcgttttcagaagtttctcggagggaaaatgtaaaagcgggttattaaagagaagtcctgactgctttttcaccgtgtttttcactcttttacaggcttTCAGAAATAATCCGCTGAactggcataaagttggcttgacgttggacgttcgaTATTCGCAAAtctagggaccgtctctaaagttacaagAGAAACTACTATACACTTCTCTAACGTCAATAGCATGCAAGGAGAATGACTAACAGTCACGAAAACAACTTTTAACTGTTCATCCAGGTGtcaactataatgcacaccttttatattttttgataattattaaaataaactgtaaatcatgtgGAAAACAattgctacttttcattaccgaatgggcttacatacaaatttaaagctcaataacatttgaacagaatgattcactttcataaaacatactgtaaagtgttcatctaggtgtcagctataatgcacaccttttacatttttcataattattcaaataaactgttaatcatatgtaaaatatagctatttttcattaccgaatgggctgaaatgtaaaatatgccataacttgaagctcaatagaattggaacagaatgactcactttcataaaacatactgtaaagtgttcatctaggtgtcaactataatgcacacctttcagatttttcataattataaaaaaaaaatctttgaatcatatataaaatattgctaattttcattaccgaatgggcttaaatacaaatttaaagctcagtagaatttgaacagaatgactcactttcataaacatactgtaaagtgttcatctaggtgtcagctataatgcacaccttttttatttttcataattattcaaataaactgttaatcatatgtaaaatatagctatttttcattaccgaatgggctgaaatgtaaaatatgccataacttgaagctcaatagaattggaacagaatgactcactttcataaaacatactgtaaagtgttcatctaggtgtcaactataatccacaccattcagatttttcataattgttcaaataaactttaaatcataagcaaaatattgctattttcattaccgaatgggctcaaatgtaaaatattccataatttgaagctcaatagaatttgaacagaatgactcactttcataaaacatactgtaaagtgttcatcttggtgtcagctataatgcacacctttttttatttttcataattattcaaaataaactgtaaacCATATGTAAATTTCAGCTGAAAATGTACAATTAATATATTTCAGATGTATTCTTTAAACAACAATGAAAGAAACATCAATGATGACAACAATAATACTTCCTTCATTTTTATTGTTCAATTATTATCttttcaatattttcatatttcccaGGAACATCCCCAGTTCCTAGACTCCCACAAATACCTTAACTTTtacataaaacaactgtaatacattatctacacaggatttttttattatttgcatagGCAGCACTTCCAATCACTCTTTCGAGCCCTGTTAAACTGGCCCTCTGTCATTTGAATGCATGTCACATGGAACCACCTCTTGCATTGATGACATTcgatctgaaaaaaaagaaaataatgaaatatataatcTTTTCAAATTGAttagtaatattatatatatacacacacacacacacacacacgcacacacacacatacagtataagcaTTTATAAATTCACAGTAAAGCACAGCTTATGTATAAGCTTCAAATTAATTGCCACATCAAATAATACTTAAGGCAATAAGCCacaagaagctgtggtttactgtaaatttataacagctaagggctGTGGTTAGGCACGATGTGAAGAGGAGTGACACACAGATGTAAACATAAGTTATGTTTCTAGaataatttacaacagcttcaaaAGCGGCTCAAActatcagaatcaaggaccgaaACTAcccatttaataaattaatatattaaattaattaaaagcaaACAGTTATCTAAACAatgcaaacaacaaacaaaacaatagaaTATGGcatcaaatgaaaattaaaaatggcaCCGAAAAAAACATTCTGACCTAAAGGTCAAAACAATCCCAAtcctaattattaattttatttttattattacttttttattattatttttaaaaaaaatggtacaaTTGAGCATCTTAACAATgtaatatgatatttattttaattttccattGTGAAAAATTCTGAAGGCCTACATGTATCTAGTTACAGAGTGAGGTTTCTGAAATTGcaattaaactatttttaaaccTTAAAACATGTCACAATATAGCAAGTTACAAATCAGTGAGACATTATTCCActcagtttaaagttaaaacattttttttccaagaagacaggtataaaaaaaaatttcagagtGTGACACCAAGGAAAGGCCTTCTTTGAATGTGCTGTGGAAGCGCTGCGCATGACAGACaaattgtcaaatttaaaacGTAAAACAGTCAAAATGATAAGTTGTTTCTGAGATAACGTTAagcaaaaaaaattcacatagcacagcttttactacacagagcccCATTGTTCACTGCAAAACCATGCTAATAATGAAAGGTGAATTTGGGTAGTGAATgctgcttttaaaaaaatgtgtaaatcaAGAGTAAGAAATtctgtctttgtctctctttctctctctctttctcatgctctcactcactcacagacacacacacacacacagttgttaaCAATGTAGTATGACCATATTAATTGTATAAGGAATGGAATTACCCACCCAAACCGTTTTTGCACCTCCACCAGGGGGTTTTGAGGCAGCACAAGCAGAACAGTAATGTCCTCTCTTGAATACTGAAAACATGGTTATATGTTAGCTGTGTTGGCGAATGGTACATAATGTAAATAACGCATAGTAGTCCATGACCCTATGTTTACTACTAAAAATTGTATTTCTCTTGTATTCCTCATGTAAAAAGGATATTGCGTGTTATAAAATGAATGGTTTTCTAGAAGTTTTTCAAATCTACACTTTACAGTATATGTTGTATTATAAATGACAGCTGTACAAGAAATATATTACCTGAGGCTTGCAGAATTTCCTCTGCCATTCTCAGTCGCACATCTTCCATATGCTGCTTGGATGTGTTTATCATCAAATGACAAGGGATGCATGGGAAATCAGCTACAACTCCTTTAGCCATCTAGATAAGACAAGAtaaggtaatgtttttttttattcatgggagatttttttattatagtacCATGGCCAGGAAagcatctgaattttttttattattattttatttttttagttgtgttttatgatttaacaTTTTGAAGTCAGGGCACAGTATTCAAatttttggttaaaatttctttATAATGTTTTCATAGTTAGGGCAACTGAAGGGAAGTGATTCTCCGTCTCTACTTCCCAATGGGCAGATATGCCTCTCTTTGGGCTGTCAATATCTGCCTGTCTCTGTAGTCAGAGTTTGGTTGCTCATTCTGTACCTCGTAATTTGTCGTCTTAATTTACAGTCTTTCACTTGTACTCCGATATTCTGCAGTTGTATCTCTATTTAGGGAAAAATAACAATTAAGTTTACTTTGTTTATctgttataattttcttttttattttgctttcaaGTTCTGCTCTGTGTTACCAGACTAATTACAAGACTGTGAATTATGTGAGTCACTAcacacactacactacactacactgcactacactacactacaatgTCACTGAGAAGCTGCAGCCGTGGCAGGGATGGTTTTTGGTTTGTCGGCTCATCACAGATGAATGAATGTAGTGGAAACACAGGGTTGAATAATTCTGGTTGCAAGTGTAAATCTTCTGTTAGCACAGAGGCTTTCTTGTGAGGTTCTACCTAAATAAAAGCTGAGAAAAGCAAGAacattttgtttggttttgttttcacCCAAGAATTGtgatttcggtgcatccctacttgtGCTTTATAATGGCAGCAACTGGCTGTGGTAAATATGGAAAATGCACGGTCAAATTTCAAATGACTGTGGCAAAGTCCATTTCTATTTACTCACTGTAGATGCACATTGCCCATAATTCACAGTCTCTAAAGCCGCTGGGGTAGTGGTACCAGGGCTTGGGCCTGtcaatgctgcttgcagctatattaagaacttgtttttttttcatattgtatCCTACAACTTAATGAGGAAGACCCACCTGCATGACGAGCACTCCACAGCTGTATCCATCTTGTTGAGTGGAATGATCAATTTTTCCTCCTTTCCACTTAATGTCCACCCAGTCATTTTTAGAGAGGCAGTTTCTTCTCATTTTGAAGTACTCTCTAGGGCagtgtaaaagaaaaataaacaattgtaATTGATTATTATACCTTTAAAGTAtatcttttaaattgttattgtacAAATGATtatagaatattaaaataatgttttaatttgctttaaaagaaataattttataaatataacatcTCTCACTGATAGGATAAGAGATGTCAAATCATAATAGCTGCTTTTAGTTACAGTATATAACAAGCAAAAATGTTACCGAAATCTGCAGGCGGCATGCATGGATTTGGCCTCTTCATCATGTCCCACAGGGTCTACCACAAACACCTGGCTGGATGCTGCATGGACATACTGTGCAAGGaggaaaaaaatatcaaaccagAAAGAAACTACAAAAGTTTGTAAAATACTTAAATTCaaattgaataattaaatacTTAGAATTGAAGGTGAAAGTTAAAATTATGGAAGGatggattcattcattcatttaactaCTCCAGACTCTTGTGTGTGATGTAGACAGTAAAAAGCATAATGtcttgtgagtgtttgtttatatttgaattttgatGGGTGGCATTTAAATAGTCTTGTCTCATCTGAACATtggttcagtgtgtgtttgtttttatttttttccaagcaaaCTGAATTGTTCTCTGTAGTGTATATAATGGTGCCTCAtgtagataaataaaaatgactaaaattaattTACCAGAAATACCAGAAATACCCAATGGTTCCCATCGACATTCAGGAAGCTAATCAGTCCATCATAGTCATCAAAGTTCACctaagatttaaaaaaacattataattaaaacattataattttgtttgtgtgtagCTATATTTACTGAAGTAGAAGATCATCTGTACCTTTGAGAGGCTATTTCTCCGGACTTGATCTCTTTCACCATGAATTATAATTCCTGCTGTGTAGTGATCAAGTATGTAAATTTTATTTCCCTGTTCGCTGTTGTTCACCAACACTTGAAAATAGCATTGGATTGTCTAAGAACAGAAGATCAAACATAAATCATAGTTCCCTCATctagtgtttattttaattttattcattaatttatctttaCAGAACATTTTTTAGTAGTCTTAAGACCAAAGCATTatacaaagtatgtttttttttaatattttcatttcttACCTCCCCCACCAGCCATTTACGTGGCTGGAGTGTTTTCAGCTCTGAATGATGCAAGATATAAgacctttttttgtcatttgactGTGTTACAGCAATGACAATCTCACATGCTTTCTTGGACCACAGAGCTTGGATCTGcaaatagatatttaaatataatatcaaaGGTAGTTTGAGTTAATGTAAACAATGACTTAATAGAGAATTGCAAAATACCTGGGCTGACATGTCCTCTGAATGATCCTCAGATGTTTGTTTTGTCCTGCGTTTTTTTGGTTGTGGCACAGCTTCTGGTGGATCAAAATACTTGGAACGATGTTTTTGCAGGTCTTTCAGATCTTTTGGCCCATTGCTCCTCTTGCTGATCAATTGTCTTTTGCTTTGAAGGTGCATCTTGAGACAGGCTATCAATATTATACATCATCTGATGCTGTTTGTACCTTCCTTGCAGAGAGTTGTACATCTTTGAGATGAAATCTGCAGGCCGCAGGAACCTCTTTCTTTGTAGTATGTGATTCTTGACtattgagaaccactgttctaCATGGCAATTTGTTTCccgtgtttttatttctttaatactcTCTTTAGAGTGTCTACTCAGGTCTGCAAGCAGTATGCCACTCCAAAGAGGGAAAATGCCCATGTATGTGCTCATGAGAACATTGATGATCCCTGGGCAGTagaattcatttttttccccacttCCTGGTTGTGTGCACTTGGTCTTCTCCAGAACACCATTGAATAACTGTGTGAAGGGAGATTTGCCACATATAGTCTTGATGTTGCTGCTGCTCTCCATATCTTCTACATACGGTGGAAGTGTCTCTTCCACATTAGTAGGGTGGGACTTAAGGATTTTTTGGTCCAGTGTGTTCTTTGCTGACATAACCGCATCAGAATTGTTTGCAGACATGAACAACATGGCCATATCCTGAAAGATGTTAAGTGCTTCATGTAGGGTGGTGCTGTTAAGAAGAAGGCCAAAACAGTAAGTTGCATATTCCTTTAGAGCATACTCACTACTTTTCTTTGAAAATGCAGCCGTTACAGCCTTTATTATGTGGGCTGAACATAGATGGATAACTGTGAAATTTTCTGTATCTGCCTTTTTCACTTTTTGGCTGACAAGTATATGTGCTCTGTTTATGTAGGATGAAACACTTTCTTTATTGAAGGCCAGGAGGACACTACCAATGAGTGCCCAACTAAAATCGGTTTCAACATGGTGGACCTTTCGTGTTGTTATCCTGTTCAGTTGTCTCAGTGTTTCCATCTGCCAGAATGTGAGAGTTGGTATGGAGTGCTCATTTGATATGAACTCGGACAAAGGAAGGGGTGGCTTATCTTTTCCTTTTCCAGGGAGAACAAGGGCATAATAAAGGATTCTTTTGCTTTGGTTGGGGATACGTGACATGACACTGCCTGTAGCATCTAGATGTAATGTGACTGGGGGTGAGTTTTTCAAATGTTCTGCCAGTATTTGTAAACCACAATCTGTGTACAAGTGGACGCCAAATGGGTCCACTTGTAAGTGTTGAATATAGCCTGCCACTTGAGAGGcattttatgaatgtgagtcattctgttcaaatgctattgagctttaaatatGTACTTAAGTCCATTCAGTAATAAAAAATGGCAATATTTTAcagatgatttacagtttatttgaatagtAATGGAAAATCTGAATGGTGtccattatagctgacacctagatgaacactttacagtatgttttatgaaagtgagtcattctgttcaatttttattgagctttaaatttgtatttcagcccattcggtaatgaaaagtagcaatattttacacatgatttacagtctatttgaataattatgaaaaaactgaaaggtgtacattatagttgacacctggatgaacactttacagtatgttttatgaatgtgagttattctgttcaaattctattgagcttcaagttagggcatattttacatttaagcccattcggtaatgaaaaatagcaatattttacatatgattaacagtttatttgaaaaattatgaaAAGTCTGAAAGGTGTACATTATAGTTGACACCtggatgaacactttacagtatgttttatgaatgtgagtcattctgttcaaattctattgagcttcaaGTTATGGCATATTatacatttgagcccattcgttaatgaaaaatagcaatattttacacatgattaacagtttatttcagtaattatgaaaaatctgaaaGGTGTAcattatagttgacacctagttgaacactttacagtatcttttatgaatgtgagtcattcggttcaaattctattgagctttaaattatggcatattttacatttgagcccattcggtaatgaaaagtagcaatatttgacatatgatttacagtttatttgaataattgtgaaaaatataaaaggtgtgcattatagctgacacctagatgaacactttacagtatgttttctgaaagtgagtaattctgttcaaattctattgagctttaaatttgtatttaagcccattcggtaaATGAAAGTTACAATAGCAATATTtgacatatgatttacagtttatttgaataattgtgaaaaatataaaaggtgtggattatagttgacacctagatgaacactttacagtatgttttatgaatgtgagtcattctgttcaaattctattgagctttaaattatggcatattttacatttgagcccattcggtaatgaaaaatagcaatattttacatatgattaacagtttatttgaataattatgaaaaatctgaaaggtgtgcattatagttgacacctagttgaacactttacagtatgttttatgaatgtgagtcattctgttcaaattctattgagctttaaatttgtatgtaagcccattcggtaatgaaagtTACAATAGCAATATTtgacatatgatttacagtttatttgaataattgtgaaaaatataaaaggtgtggattatagttgacacctagatggacactttacagtatgttttatgaatgtgagtcattctgttcaaattctattgagcttcaagttatggcatattttacatttgagcccattcggtaatgaaaaataacaatattttacacatgatttacagtctatttgaataatatttaaaaataaaaaaggtgtgcattatagctgacacctagatgaacactttacagtatgttttatgaaagtgagtcattctgttaaatttttattgagctttaaatttgtatttaagcccattcggtaatgaaaattagcaatattttatatatgattcaaagatttttttttttataattatgaaaaatataaaaggtgtggattatagttgacacctagatgaacactttacagtatgttttatgaatgtgagtcattctgttcaaattctattgagcttcaagttatggcatattttacatttcagcccattcggtaatgaaaagtagcaatattttacacatgatttacagtctatttgaataattatgaaaaatataaaaggtgtgcattatagctgacacctagatgaacactttacaatatgttttatgaaagtgagtcattctgttcaaattctattgagctttaaatttgtatttaagcccattcggtaatgaaaaatagcaatattttacatatgatttaaagatttttttttttataattatgaaaaatctgaaaggtgtgcattatagttgacacctagatgaacactttacagtatgttttatgaatgtgagtcattctgttcaaattctattgagcttcaagttatggcatattttacatttcagtccattcggtaatgaaaaatagcaatattttacatatgattaacagtttatttgaataattatgaaaaatctgaaaggtgtgcatta
Encoded proteins:
- the LOC128027055 gene encoding uncharacterized protein LOC128027055 — its product is MSAQIQALWSKKACEIVIAVTQSNDKKRSYILHHSELKTLQPRKWLVGETIQCYFQVLVNNSEQGNKIYILDHYTAGIIIHGERDQVRRNSLSKVNFDDYDGLISFLNVDGNHWVFLYVHAASSQVFVVDPVGHDEEAKSMHAACRFREYFKMRRNCLSKNDWVDIKWKGGKIDHSTQQDGYSCGVLVMQMAKGVVADFPCIPCHLMINTSKQHMEDVRLRMAEEILQASVFKRGHYCSACAASKPPGGGAKTVWIECHQCKRWFHVTCIQMTEGQFNRARKSDWKCCLCK